Genomic DNA from bacterium:
CGGGATGAATAGATAAATGGAAACGACCGCCCAGAAGCGGCCGATCACGTTTGCTAAAATATTTGAGTAAACTTTGTTCACAAAAGACAACCTCATTTGACAGCCGACATCATTGACTCAGGAAAGTCTCGGCCATCAGAGCCAAGCGCGAGCCTATACGCTGGTATACATGAGTCGGATGGAGACATCCCTCCGGAGTCAGATCGACCGATCCGACGAGGAAGACATTGGGGACTTTCTCAGCAATGCGGTACTGCGCCGCGCGCACGATTTCCCACGATGACGGCTCCGACGATTCCGGCGTCTCCTGGTAGTGCTGCAGTTCCACAATGAAAAATGGCAGGTCCGGGTCCTGAAACTGTTCCCGCCATTGCTCGATGAGCATATCGAGCTTTGTCTCGTAGCCAGCAGGGCCAGCATCTTGGATCTGCAGGGCCTCAGTCTCACCCTGCCACAAGAGCACGCCGTCGATGTGCTGCTGCGTGAACGGCAGGACGTTCTTGTCAAAACAATCGCCCGACTCCATCCAACAGGAAATCGAAGTCGCCCCTTCTGCAACCGCCACCACATAAACTGATTCTCCTAGTTCCTTTGCTAGATCGATCGCAAAGCTCCCTCCGACCACTGAAAAACAGGCGACGCTGGCAATCGGATTCCATTCATGACGGACGTATTCTCCACCCTTGAATGCAGAATAAGTCAGAACTTCAACATCGACATCTGAATCATTGAATGAGTCGCATGCCTCCATGTTCGACTGGCCTGCAGCTAGCCAAACAGTGCCATCCAACTGCCACAGCTCCCAGCAAGAAACTTGTATATCCCGTATGTCCTCACCTGAAACAATCCCCACACCTTTACTATCGATTGTGCAGTACTTATTTTCGGGCAGAGCCGTTACGGTGACGTCATAACGATCGCCATCAGCAATTTTTGATGAAAAGGCAAAGGCTCCATCCCCAGATACAGCAATATCGTCTTTCCCATTGTTCTGCAAAATCACCGTTTCACCAGCAGCCAGCCCATCCAAAAAACCCCCAATCGTATGACTGTCTTCGCACGCAATCAACCCAATCGCAAGAAACGCCAGACTGACTGAGAAGATCCTGCGATACGAGCTCACGATCATGCCCTCCCCAAGAAATTCTCTTCTGACAATTTGAGCTCGACACGCC
This window encodes:
- a CDS encoding sialate O-acetylesterase, with protein sequence MIVSSYRRIFSVSLAFLAIGLIACEDSHTIGGFLDGLAAGETVILQNNGKDDIAVSGDGAFAFSSKIADGDRYDVTVTALPENKYCTIDSKGVGIVSGEDIRDIQVSCWELWQLDGTVWLAAGQSNMEACDSFNDSDVDVEVLTYSAFKGGEYVRHEWNPIASVACFSVVGGSFAIDLAKELGESVYVVAVAEGATSISCWMESGDCFDKNVLPFTQQHIDGVLLWQGETEALQIQDAGPAGYETKLDMLIEQWREQFQDPDLPFFIVELQHYQETPESSEPSSWEIVRAAQYRIAEKVPNVFLVGSVDLTPEGCLHPTHVYQRIGSRLALMAETFLSQ